A genome region from Oncorhynchus gorbuscha isolate QuinsamMale2020 ecotype Even-year linkage group LG26, OgorEven_v1.0, whole genome shotgun sequence includes the following:
- the LOC124015329 gene encoding protein Hook homolog 2-like isoform X1: protein MSLDKAKLCNSLLNWLQTFQVPSCTSKQDLTSGVAIAHVLHRIDPSWFNEAWLSRIKEESEANWRLKVSNLKKILQSMLEYYHDVLGHQVADEHLPDINLIGEFGDVTELGKLVQLVLGCAVSCEKKQEHIQQIMTLEESVQHVVMTAIQELLAKETTVPGNPETYGDFDYQSRKYYFLSEEVEAKEDLGQRCRDLEHQLAAVLEEKSSLQVETQSLREKLSLSNPQDASTTITGKKLLLLQSQMEQLQEENYRLENSRDDMRVRGEILERDILDLTHRNDELTSLAQEAQTLKDEMDILRHSSDRVSRLEALVETYKRKLEDLGDLRRQVRLLEERNTVYMQRTCELEEELRRANSVRTQLDTYKRQVHELHTKHSSEALKAEKWQFEYKNLQDKYDALLKEKERLISERDTLRETNDELRCAQVQQKGLSQPGGLCEDSGTVGNLASEMMPTEFKETVVRLQSENKMLCVQEESYRQRLVEVQGQLEESQRSQNTLETQNRLNQQQISELRSQVEDLQKALQEQGSKAEDAISSLLKKKLEEHLEKLHEAHSDLQKKREVIDDLEPKADGNMAKKIDELQEILKKKDEDMKLMEERYKRYVEKARTVIKTLDPKQPPLTVSPDVQALKNQLTERDRKIQHLEHDYEKSRSRHDQEEKLIISAWYNMGMALHQKVVGERSGPSNQAQSFLAQQRQSTHARRGLAARHQSR from the exons ATGAGTCTGGATAAAGCAAAGCTATGCAATTCGTTACTAAATTGG CTACAGACATTTCAGGTGCCCTCGTGCACCAGTAAGCAGGACCTGACGAGCGGAGTGGCTATTGCACACGTTCTACACAGGAT AGACCCCTCCTGGTTTAATGAGGCATGGCTGAGCAGGATCAAGGAGGAGAGTGAGGCCAACTGGCGCCTCAAG GTCAGCAACCTGAAGAAGATTCTTCAGAGCATGCTTGAGTATTACCATGAT GTGCTTGGCCACCAGGTAGCAGACGAGCACCTGCCAGACATCAATCTGATTGGGGAGTTTGGAGATGTGACTGAACTTGGAAAGCTGGTGCAGTTGGTGCTTGGCTGTGCTGTCAGCTGTGAGAAGAAGCAAG AGCACATCCAGCAGATAATGACCCTGGAGGAGTCTGTCCAGCATGTTGTTATGACAGCCATACAGGAG CTCCTGGCTAAAGAGACAACTGTTCCAGGAAATCCTGAGACCTACGGGGACTTTGACTACCAG TCCAGGAAGTATTATTTTCTCAGTGAGGAGGTGGAGGCGAAGGAGGATCTGGGCCAGCGCTGTCGAGACCTGGAGCACCAG TTGGCAGCCGTCCTGGAGGAGAAGTCATCCCTGCAGGTGGAGACACAGTCCCTGAGGGAGAAGCTCAGCCTCAGTAACCCACAGGATGCTTCTACCACCATCACTGGCAagaagctgctgctgctgcagagcCAGATGGAGCAGCTACAGGAGGAGAACTACAG ACTAGAGAACAGCCGAGATGACATGCGTGTGCGAGGGGAGATTCTGGAGCGTGACATTTTGGACCTCACTCACCGTAACGATGAACTGACCAGCCTCGCCCAGGAGGCCCAGACTCTCAAAGATGAGATGGACATCCTCCG gcATTCGTCTGACCGGGTGAGCCGGCTGGAGGCACTGGTGGAGACATACAAGCGTAAGCTGGAGGACCTGGGGGACCTGCGCAGACAGGTGCGTCTGCTGGAGGAGCGCAACACTGTCTACATGCAGCGCACATGTGAGCTGGAGGAGGAGCTACGCAGGGCCAACTCAGTCCGCACCCAGCTGGACACCTACAAGAGACAG GTCCATGAGCTTCACACCAAGCATTCGTCAGAGGCACTGAAGGCTGAGAAGTGGCAGTTTGAGTACAAGAACCTTCAAGACAAGTATGACGCCCTGCTtaaggagaaagag CGTTTGATCTCAGAGCGAGACACACTGCGGGAAACCAATGATGAGCTCAGGTGTGCACAGGTCCAACAGAAGGGCCTCAGTCAACCAG gtGGATTATGTGAGGACTCTGGTACAGTGGGAAACCTGGCCTCTGAGATGATGCCCACAGAGTTcaa GGAGACGGTGGTGCGTCTGCAGAGTGAGAACAAGATGCTGTGTGTCCAGGAGGAGAGCTACAGACAGAGACTGGTGGAGGTACAGGGTCAGCTGGAGGAGTCTCAACGCAGCCAGAACACCCTGGAGACAcaaaacag gttGAACCAGCAGCAGATCTCTGAGCTGCGGTCCCAGGTGGAGGATCTCCAGAAGGCTCTACAGGAGCAGGGCAGCAAGGCGGAGGAT GCCATT TCCTCCCTGCTGAAGAAGAAGCTTGAGGAGCACCT GGAGAAGCTCCATGAGGCCCACTCAGACCtgcagaagaagagagaggtcaTTGATGACCTCGAGCCCAAAGCGGACGGCAACA TGGCGAAGAAGATCGATGAGCTGCAGGAGATcctgaagaagaaggatgaggacATGAAGCTGATGGAGGAACGCTACAAGCGCTATGTGGAGAAGGCCAGGACG GTGATCAAGACTCTGGACCCCAAGCAGCCGCCTctgactgtgtctcctgatgttcAGGCCCTCAAGaaccagttgactgagagagaccgGAAGATCCAGCACCTGGAG CATGACTATGAGAAGAGCAGGTCCAGACATGACCAGGAGGAGAAACTCATCATAAGTGCCTGGTACAATATG ggtATGGCCCTGCATCAGAAGGTGGTGGGAGAGCGGTCGGGTCCGTCTAACCAGGCCCAGTCCTTTTTGGCCCAGCAGAGGCAGTCCACTCACGCCAGGAGAGGTCTTGCAGCCCGCCACCAGTCCAGATAA
- the LOC124015329 gene encoding protein Hook homolog 2-like isoform X2: MSLDKAKLCNSLLNWLQTFQVPSCTSKQDLTSGVAIAHVLHRIDPSWFNEAWLSRIKEESEANWRLKVSNLKKILQSMLEYYHDVLGHQVADEHLPDINLIGEFGDVTELGKLVQLVLGCAVSCEKKQEHIQQIMTLEESVQHVVMTAIQELLAKETTVPGNPETYGDFDYQSRKYYFLSEEVEAKEDLGQRCRDLEHQLAAVLEEKSSLQVETQSLREKLSLSNPQDASTTITGKKLLLLQSQMEQLQEENYRLENSRDDMRVRGEILERDILDLTHRNDELTSLAQEAQTLKDEMDILRHSSDRVSRLEALVETYKRKLEDLGDLRRQVRLLEERNTVYMQRTCELEEELRRANSVRTQLDTYKRQVHELHTKHSSEALKAEKWQFEYKNLQDKYDALLKEKERLISERDTLRETNDELRCAQVQQKGLSQPGGLCEDSGTVGNLASEMMPTEFKETVVRLQSENKMLCVQEESYRQRLVEVQGQLEESQRSQNTLETQNRLNQQQISELRSQVEDLQKALQEQGSKAEDSSLLKKKLEEHLEKLHEAHSDLQKKREVIDDLEPKADGNMAKKIDELQEILKKKDEDMKLMEERYKRYVEKARTVIKTLDPKQPPLTVSPDVQALKNQLTERDRKIQHLEHDYEKSRSRHDQEEKLIISAWYNMGMALHQKVVGERSGPSNQAQSFLAQQRQSTHARRGLAARHQSR; this comes from the exons ATGAGTCTGGATAAAGCAAAGCTATGCAATTCGTTACTAAATTGG CTACAGACATTTCAGGTGCCCTCGTGCACCAGTAAGCAGGACCTGACGAGCGGAGTGGCTATTGCACACGTTCTACACAGGAT AGACCCCTCCTGGTTTAATGAGGCATGGCTGAGCAGGATCAAGGAGGAGAGTGAGGCCAACTGGCGCCTCAAG GTCAGCAACCTGAAGAAGATTCTTCAGAGCATGCTTGAGTATTACCATGAT GTGCTTGGCCACCAGGTAGCAGACGAGCACCTGCCAGACATCAATCTGATTGGGGAGTTTGGAGATGTGACTGAACTTGGAAAGCTGGTGCAGTTGGTGCTTGGCTGTGCTGTCAGCTGTGAGAAGAAGCAAG AGCACATCCAGCAGATAATGACCCTGGAGGAGTCTGTCCAGCATGTTGTTATGACAGCCATACAGGAG CTCCTGGCTAAAGAGACAACTGTTCCAGGAAATCCTGAGACCTACGGGGACTTTGACTACCAG TCCAGGAAGTATTATTTTCTCAGTGAGGAGGTGGAGGCGAAGGAGGATCTGGGCCAGCGCTGTCGAGACCTGGAGCACCAG TTGGCAGCCGTCCTGGAGGAGAAGTCATCCCTGCAGGTGGAGACACAGTCCCTGAGGGAGAAGCTCAGCCTCAGTAACCCACAGGATGCTTCTACCACCATCACTGGCAagaagctgctgctgctgcagagcCAGATGGAGCAGCTACAGGAGGAGAACTACAG ACTAGAGAACAGCCGAGATGACATGCGTGTGCGAGGGGAGATTCTGGAGCGTGACATTTTGGACCTCACTCACCGTAACGATGAACTGACCAGCCTCGCCCAGGAGGCCCAGACTCTCAAAGATGAGATGGACATCCTCCG gcATTCGTCTGACCGGGTGAGCCGGCTGGAGGCACTGGTGGAGACATACAAGCGTAAGCTGGAGGACCTGGGGGACCTGCGCAGACAGGTGCGTCTGCTGGAGGAGCGCAACACTGTCTACATGCAGCGCACATGTGAGCTGGAGGAGGAGCTACGCAGGGCCAACTCAGTCCGCACCCAGCTGGACACCTACAAGAGACAG GTCCATGAGCTTCACACCAAGCATTCGTCAGAGGCACTGAAGGCTGAGAAGTGGCAGTTTGAGTACAAGAACCTTCAAGACAAGTATGACGCCCTGCTtaaggagaaagag CGTTTGATCTCAGAGCGAGACACACTGCGGGAAACCAATGATGAGCTCAGGTGTGCACAGGTCCAACAGAAGGGCCTCAGTCAACCAG gtGGATTATGTGAGGACTCTGGTACAGTGGGAAACCTGGCCTCTGAGATGATGCCCACAGAGTTcaa GGAGACGGTGGTGCGTCTGCAGAGTGAGAACAAGATGCTGTGTGTCCAGGAGGAGAGCTACAGACAGAGACTGGTGGAGGTACAGGGTCAGCTGGAGGAGTCTCAACGCAGCCAGAACACCCTGGAGACAcaaaacag gttGAACCAGCAGCAGATCTCTGAGCTGCGGTCCCAGGTGGAGGATCTCCAGAAGGCTCTACAGGAGCAGGGCAGCAAGGCGGAGGAT TCCTCCCTGCTGAAGAAGAAGCTTGAGGAGCACCT GGAGAAGCTCCATGAGGCCCACTCAGACCtgcagaagaagagagaggtcaTTGATGACCTCGAGCCCAAAGCGGACGGCAACA TGGCGAAGAAGATCGATGAGCTGCAGGAGATcctgaagaagaaggatgaggacATGAAGCTGATGGAGGAACGCTACAAGCGCTATGTGGAGAAGGCCAGGACG GTGATCAAGACTCTGGACCCCAAGCAGCCGCCTctgactgtgtctcctgatgttcAGGCCCTCAAGaaccagttgactgagagagaccgGAAGATCCAGCACCTGGAG CATGACTATGAGAAGAGCAGGTCCAGACATGACCAGGAGGAGAAACTCATCATAAGTGCCTGGTACAATATG ggtATGGCCCTGCATCAGAAGGTGGTGGGAGAGCGGTCGGGTCCGTCTAACCAGGCCCAGTCCTTTTTGGCCCAGCAGAGGCAGTCCACTCACGCCAGGAGAGGTCTTGCAGCCCGCCACCAGTCCAGATAA